TGTTCCAGTTGTCCTGCCAGGGGCATCGCTGGGTAGCTGTGTCCGGATGGGATAAGCGCTGAAAGCATCTAAGCGCGAAGCCCACCCCAAGATGAGGTATCCCACTGGGTTAACCAGGTAAGACCCCGGGAAGATGACCCGGTTGATAGGCCCCAGGTGTAAGGGTGGTAACACCTTGAGCCGAGGGGTACTAATCGGTCGAGGACTTGACCGCAATGGCTTCATTCCAGGATGCTTCCCCAGAGGTATACAGATTTCCCGGTGGCCATAGCGGAGGGGAAACACCCGGAACCATTCCGAACCCGGAAGTTAAGCCCTCCAGCGCCGATGATACTGCCTGGGGAACTGGGCGGGAAAGTAGGACGCTGCCGGGGAAAAGTAAAAAACCTGGGAGGATTTCCTCCCAGGTTTTTTATTCTCGGGGTCTTCAGGCTCTGTCTTTGGCCTTTCTGCAGGTTGTGGTACAATACGGTGAGAAAACCGATAAGGAGCGTTGAGGGTATGTCTGGACATTCAAAGTGGGCCCAGATAAAACACAAAAAAGCAAAGACTGACCTGGAACGGGGAAAAGCCTTTTCGAAGCTCATCCGTCTCATTACGGTTGCAGCCCGCCAGGGCGGTGGCAACCCTGAGAATAACCCTCGCCTTCGCCTTGCTATCCAAAAGGCTCGAGAAATGAACATGCCTCAAGAGAACATCGAAAAAGCCATCAAAAAGGGGACCGGTGAACTCGAGGGCGTAGCGTACGAAGAGATTATCTACGAGGGGTATGGTCCGGGTGGCGTTGCCATCATGGTAGAGGCCACAACCGATAACCGGAACCGCACGACTGCAGAGATCCGGCATCTCTTCAGCAAGCACGGTGGAAACCTTGGGGAAACAGGCTGTGTATCCTGGGTTTTTGAGCGCAAGGGACTCATTAGTTTCGAAAAGGGAAAAGTGGACGAAGAAGAGGTCATGGCCGTAGCAATTGATGCTGGAGCAGAGGACATTCGCTCCACCGAAACCACCATTGACGTCATTACAGTTCCAGAAGATTTCGAGAAGGTGAAGGAGGCCATTGAGAGGAGTGGTCTCCAGTACGCCGTTGCCCAGGTCACCATGGTTCCCAAAACCACAGTAAGCGTCGAGGGGAAGCAGGCACAGCAGGTCCTTTCTCTCATTGAGGCTCTTGAAGATCACGACGACGTTCAGGAAGTCTACGCGAATTTCGATATTGCTGATGAACTCCTTGAGTCCCTCAAGAGTTCATGAAAATACTCGGCATTGACCCGGGGATAGCGCTCACCGGTTTCGGCCTTCTCAACATCGAAGGGGATACACTGCACGTTGTTCACGCGGGTTGCATTGTGACGCCGGAGAATCTCTCGCGGGCTGAGCGGCTCCGATCCCTGTTTGAGGNNNNNNNNNNAGGACTTAGAAGCTCTTTTTGTAACGCATGCTCCCCAGGAGGTAGCGGTTGAGGAGCTCTTTTTCAACCGGAATGTGAAGACGGCTTTTTCCGTGGGTGAAGCCCGCGGGGTTGTGCTCCTTTGTGCTGCTCTCCATGAAGTACCGGTGTACGAGTATACCCCTCTTGAGGTGAAACAAGCCGTTGTAGGGTACGGAAGAGCCACGAAGTCTCAGGTTGCGTACATGGTGCGTCAGATTCTCCAGTGTGAGCAGATTCCCGGTCCAGATGATGTTGCCGATGCCCTGGCGGTCGCGGTATGCCATGCTTTTCACCTGAGGGTTCGTAATGTTTGAGTACATTCGGGGAAAGGTCCAAAAAAAAGAGAAAGACGAGTGGGTTCTTGAGGTTGGAGGTTTTGCGTTTCGCCTTCGGGTTACTCCTTTCGTGCAACCAGGGGAAGAGGGAGAGGAACGGTGTTTTCTCATACGTTCCTTTCTCAAAGAGAGTGGAGAATTCGTCCTCTACGGGTTTGAGGATGAAAAAGAACGGCGAATTTTCGATAGCCTCCGAGAAGTTCGAGGAATAAACCATCGTACCGCCTTCAAGATTCTCTCCCGCCTTCACTGGAGAGAACTCATTCGCTATATCCTTGAAGAGGATGCGCGGGCTCTTGAGGAGAAGGGGGGAATAAGCACCAAAACTGCCAAGCGCCTCGTGGTGGAGCTTCGTCCTCTCCTCATTGAAGCAGGTTTTGCGGCAGTATCACCCCGCAGCACGGTCTTTGAGGAAGCCAAGGAGGTGCTCTTCCGCCTTGGGTACACACCTCAGGAGGTCAACCCAGTCATGGCGCGCCTTTCTGAGGAGGTCGACCGTCGGAACTTAGATGTTGAGGATATCATCAAACAAGCCCTTATGCGATTGGGAGGGCGAGGATGAGGCGAGAGGATGAAGCTCTCCGTCCCCGATCCCTTGATGAGTTCATTGGCCAGAAGACCGTGGTGACTCATCTTCGGGTCTACATTCAGGCTGCTCGTCTACGGAACGAGCCCCTGGACCATGTGCTCTTCTACGGACCTCCCGGTCTTGGGAAAACGACCCTTGCCCACGTTATTGCCTGCGAGATGCAGAAGAACATTCGCTGTCTCTCAGGGCCACTTTTTGTTCGCCCCGGGGACCTCGCAGCAGTTCTTACGACGGTTGCTCCGGGAGATGTGGTGTTCATCGACGAAATTCATCGTCTTCCCAAGCAGTGCGAGGAAATCCTGTACGGAGCGATGGAGGATTTTACCCTTCATGTGCTCGTGGGGAAGGGTCCTGCCGCTCGGGATGTGGCCATTCATCTTCCCCCCTTTACCCTTGTGGGAGCGACCACACGGGTGAGCCTTCTCAGTGCCCCCCTGAGGAACCGTTTTGGGATTATAGAACGGTTGGACTTCTACGCCGATGAGGAGATCGCCCTTATTGTCCAGCGGGCAGCGCACCTTCTTGGGGTGGGCATAGATGAGGAAGCGGCTTTAGCGATTGCTCGTCGTTCCCGAGGAACCCCTCGGGTGGCGAATCGTCTCCTCCGCCGGGTGCGGGACTTTGCTGAGGTTATGGGAGAGCAGTACCTCACACGGGAAGTTGTCGAGAGGGCTTTCGAAGAACTCGGAGTGGACGCCTTTGGTCTTACAAAGATGGACCGAAGATTCCTGAGAGCACTCCTTGAAGAGTATGCAGGAGGACCGGTGGGGATTGAGAGTCTCGCGATGGTTCTTGGGGAAGATCCAGATACCCTTGAGGAAGTCTATGAGCCGTTCCTTGTCAAGATGGGTTTTGTGACTCGAACCAAGCGAGGGAGAATGCTCACTCCTTCTGGCCGAGAGTACCTGCGCAAGGTGGTCCTCCATG
This is a stretch of genomic DNA from Candidatus Caldatribacterium sp.. It encodes these proteins:
- a CDS encoding YebC/PmpR family DNA-binding transcriptional regulator, with the protein product MSGHSKWAQIKHKKAKTDLERGKAFSKLIRLITVAARQGGGNPENNPRLRLAIQKAREMNMPQENIEKAIKKGTGELEGVAYEEIIYEGYGPGGVAIMVEATTDNRNRTTAEIRHLFSKHGGNLGETGCVSWVFERKGLISFEKGKVDEEEVMAVAIDAGAEDIRSTETTIDVITVPEDFEKVKEAIERSGLQYAVAQVTMVPKTTVSVEGKQAQQVLSLIEALEDHDDVQEVYANFDIADELLESLKSS
- the ruvB gene encoding Holliday junction branch migration DNA helicase RuvB, which encodes MRREDEALRPRSLDEFIGQKTVVTHLRVYIQAARLRNEPLDHVLFYGPPGLGKTTLAHVIACEMQKNIRCLSGPLFVRPGDLAAVLTTVAPGDVVFIDEIHRLPKQCEEILYGAMEDFTLHVLVGKGPAARDVAIHLPPFTLVGATTRVSLLSAPLRNRFGIIERLDFYADEEIALIVQRAAHLLGVGIDEEAALAIARRSRGTPRVANRLLRRVRDFAEVMGEQYLTREVVERAFEELGVDAFGLTKMDRRFLRALLEEYAGGPVGIESLAMVLGEDPDTLEEVYEPFLVKMGFVTRTKRGRMLTPSGREYLRKVVLHEG